From Daucus carota subsp. sativus chromosome 6, DH1 v3.0, whole genome shotgun sequence, the proteins below share one genomic window:
- the LOC108225322 gene encoding trehalose-phosphate phosphatase A, translated as MELETNHNASVLNNSSPKNNSRLGPHSGLPKYPTSGAVSSSSLHLTVPRKKTGLLDDVRLSGWLDAMKSSSPTQLEPSRDSATELTDKEIAYRNWMLKYPSALASFDKITTYAKDKKVVLFLDYDGTLSPIVDNPDQAFMSNNMRMAVKNVAKYVPTAIISGRSRDKVLEFVGLTELYYAGSHGMDIMGPVSANTDGHTNCVRSTEKQGKEDNLYQPASEFLPMIDEIRKSLVEITKDIEGAKVEDNRFCVSVHYRNVEEKSWTTIAQSVHDIMKNYPRLRLSHGRKVLEIRPVLDWDKGKACEFLLESLGYSNCDTVLPIYIGDDRTDEDAFKVLRAGNQGFGIFVSSAPKASNAFYSLRDTSEVLEFLKSLGKWKEASALQL; from the exons ATGGAATTGGAAACAAATCACAATGCTTCAGTTCTCAATAATTCATCTCCGAAGAACAATTCAAGATTAGGCCCACATTCAGGTCTGCCGAAATATCCTACCTCGGGTGCAGTGTCCTCTTCAAGTCTTCACTTGACAGTTCCAAGGAAAAAGACAGGCCTACTCGATGATGTACGGTTGAGTGGTTGGTTAGATGCCATGAAATCTTCATCTCCCACTCAATTGGAGCCATCCAGAGATTCTGCCACTGAATTAACTGATAAAGAAATTGCATACCGCAATTGGATG CTCAAGTATCCATCTGCACTTGCATCCTTTGATAAAATAACTACTTATGCTAAGGACAAGAAAGTGGTTTTGTTCCTGGACTATGATGGGACTTTATCACCAATAGTGGACAATCCGGATCAAGCTTTTATGTCTAATAAT ATGCGCATGGCTGTTAAGAATGTGGCAAAATACGTTCCAACTGCAATTATTAGTGGGAGAAGCCGTGACAAG gtacttgagttcGTTGGACTGACAGAACTCTACTATGCCGGCAGCCATGGGATGGACATTATGGGCCCCGTTAGCGCTAATACTGATGGTCATACAAACTGTGTTAGGTCTACAGAGAAGCAG GGCAAGGAAGATAACTTATATCAGCCTGCCAGTGAATTTTTGCCAATGATTGATGAG ATACGCAAATCCCTTGTTGAAATTACCAAAGATATAGAAGGAGCCAAAGTTGAGGACAATAGATTCTGTGTCTCTGTTCACTACCGTAACGTAGAAGAGAAG AGCTGGACAACAATTGCACAATCAGTCCATGATATCATGAAGAACTACCCTCGACTTCGGTTAAGCCATGGGCGGAAG GTTCTAGAGATCAGACCTGTGCTTGATTGGGACAAAGGCAAGGCTTGTGAGTTCCTACTTGAATCATTAG GTTACAGTAATTGTGACACTGTGCTCCCCATATATATTGGTGATGACCGAACTGATGAAGATGCATTTAAG GTTCTGAGAGCTGGTAACCAAGGTTTTGGTATCTTCGTGTCTTCTGCGCCCAAAGCAAGCAATGCATTTTACTCTCTCAGAGACACATCGGAG GTCCTGGAGTTCCTCAAGTCACTAGGAAAGTGGAAGGAAGCAAGTGCTTTACAATTGTGA